A DNA window from Brassica napus cultivar Da-Ae chromosome C1, Da-Ae, whole genome shotgun sequence contains the following coding sequences:
- the LOC106447560 gene encoding uncharacterized protein LOC106447560, producing MFFSSITSMPDKVKQETSRSFQGMSELQPGNDNNQQPNGGVPPSLPSTSAEALAGSKRLRRPSVRLGEIGGDQYQAAYDSQVRKPKKDMSKSSTRTRALTNLSSGYDNSGTIGDEREVNVDSFGVGSWRVKKRVGPSTKRVRSNWVSRIGEMDHGDELEGGFRDFSREDSESPIKDESLVRDGGGYYGSSGNREFELSEPSNMEGIGGGGREGVKIWLQELGLGRYWPMFEIHEVDEEVLPLLTLEDLKDMGINAVGSRRKMFCAIQKLGREFS from the coding sequence ATGTTCTTTAGTAGCATCACATCTATGCCCGACAAAGTGAAGCAAGAAACCTCTCGATCTTTTCAAGGAATGTCGGAATTGCAACCAGGTAACGACAATAACCAGCAACCCAACGGCGGCGTTCCTCCTTCTCTGCCGTCAACATCAGCCGAAGCTCTCGCCGGATCGAAACGATTGAGGAGACCGAGCGTTAGATTAGGCGAAATCGGCGGCGACCAGTACCAAGCGGCGTACGATTCGCAGGTGAGGAAACCCAAGAAAGATATGAGCAAGTCGTCGACGAGGACTCGAGCTTTGACGAATTTGAGTTCTGGGTACGATAACAGCGGAACCATAGGTGACGAAAGAGAAGTGAATGTCGATTCTTTCGGTGTCGGGAGTTGGCGGGTCAAGAAACGGGTCGGGCCGTCGACGAAGCGAGTGAGATCCAATTGGGTATCGAGAATTGGGGAAATGGATCACGGCGATGAGCTGGAAGgtgggtttagggatttcagtAGAGAAGATTCGGAGAGTCCGATAAAGGACGAGTCTTTAGTGAGAGACGGTGGTGGGTATTACGGTAGTAGCGGAAACAGAGAGTTTGAGTTGTCAGAGCCGTCGAATATGGAGGGAATTGGTGGTGGAGGAAGAGAAGGGGTGAAGATTTGGCTGCAAGAGCTGGGGTTAGGGAGGTATTGGCCAATGTTTGAGATACATGAGGTCGATGAAGAGGTTTTGCCTTTATTGACGTTGGAGGATTTGAAAGATATGGGGATTAATGCTGTTGGGTCGAGGAGGAAGATGTTCTGTGCTATTCAGAAGCTTGGTAGGGAGTTCTCCTGA
- the LOC106376583 gene encoding pentatricopeptide repeat-containing protein At3g48810-like: MYLKEGCSLLLKVQKPIIPFVLNTNLNVNLLPQAPNPETEIKESYVVKRLRQEPCVPLALHFFKSVTNSNLFKHTPLTFEVMIRKLAVDGQVDSVQYLLQQMKLQGFQCSEDLFVNVISVYRQVGLSERAVEMFYRIKEFGCDPSVKIYNHVLDTLLGENRIQMIYTVYRDMKRDGFEPNVFTYNVLLKALCKNSKVEGAQKLLVEMSNKGCSPDAVSYTTVISSMCELGMAKEGRELAARFEPVVSVYNALINGLCKESDYKGAFELMREMVEKGVSPNVISYSTLINALCSFGETELSFSLLAQMLKRGCHPNVHTLSSLVKGCFVRGTSSDALDLWSWMIRGFELQPNVVAFNTLVQGLCSHGDMEKALSVFAHMEGNGCSPNIRTYGSLINGFAKRGSLEGAVDTWNKMLTSGCSPNVVVYTSMVQALCRHSKFREAESLIENMCKENCAPSVATFNAFIKGLCDAGRIDWAEKVFIQMEQQYKCHPNIVTYNELLDGLSKANRIEEAYSLTREISMRGVEWSSSTYNTLLHGSCSAGLPGIALQLAGKMVVDGKSPDEITRNMIVLAYCKLGKVERAVQMLDQVSCGGGRKWRPDVISYTNVIWGLCSSNCREDAVIILERMISERIVPSVATWNILLRCFIIDDNLSS; encoded by the coding sequence ATGTACCTGAAAGAAGGATGCTCGTTGCTCTTAAAAGTTCAAAAACCAATCATCCCCTTCGTCCTCAACACAAATCTCAACGTGAACCTCCTCCCTCAAGCTCCAAACCCAGAAACGGAGATCAAAGAGTCATATGTTGTAAAGAGGTTGAGACAAGAGCCATGTGTCCCCTTAGCTTTGCACTTCTTCAAATCCGTTACCAACTCAAATCTCTTCAAGCACACGCCTTTGACATTCGAGGTCATGATCAGGAAGCTAGCGGTGGACGGTCAGGTGGATAGTGTTCAGTACCTTCTGCAGCAGATGAAGCTCCAAGGCTTCCAGTGTTCTGAAGATTTGTTTGTCAATGTTATTAGTGTGTACCGACAAGTGGGTTTGTCGGAACGAGCCGTGGAGATGTTTTATAGGATAAAGGAGTTCGGGTGTGATCCTTCTGTTAAGATATATAACCATGTGTTGGATACTCTACTCGGTGAGAACAGGATTCAGATGATTTATACGGTTTATAGAGACATGAAGAGAGATGGGTTTGAGCCTAATGTGTTTACTTACAATGTGCTTCTCAAGGCTTTGTGTAAGAACAGTAAGGTGGAGGGAGCTCAGAAGTTGCTTGTGGAGATGTCGAATAAAGGCTGCTCTCCTGATGCTGTGAGCTACACCACGGTGATCTCGTCTATGTGTGAGCTCGGTATGGCGAAGGAAGGCAGGGAGCTCGCGGCAAGATTCGAACCTGTCGTGAGCGTCTATAACGCTTTGATTAATGGGTTATGCAAAGAGAGTGATTACAAAGGGGCGTTTGAGCTGATGAGAGAGATGGTGGAGAAGGGGGTATCTCCTAATGTTATCTCATACTCTACACTCATCAACGCGCTTTGCAGTTTTGGAGAAACCGAGCTCTCTTTCTCGCTTCTGGCGCAGATGCTGAAACGAGGGTGTCATCCAAATGTCCATACGTTGAGTTCTCTAGTGAAGGGTTGTTTTGTGAGAGGTACGAGCAGTGATGCTCTAGACTTGTGGAGTTGGATGATCAGAGGGTTTGAGTTGCAACCGAACGTTGTAGCGTTTAATACTTTGGTACAAGGACTCTGTTCCCATGGCGATATGGAGAAGGCTCTGTCTGTCTTTGCGCACATGGAAGGAAACGGATGTTCTCCAAACATCAGAACTTACGGCTCTCTTATCAACGGGTTTGCCAAAAGAGGTAGCCTCGAGGGCGCTGTTGATACATGGAACAAGATGCTAACTAGTGGTTGCTCCCCAAACGTTGTGGTGTATACAAGCATGGTGCAAGCTCTTTGTAGGCACTCCAAGTTCAGAGAAGCTGAGTCTCTTATAGAGAATATGTGCAAAGAGAACTGTGCTCCTTCTGTGGCGACGTTCAACGCCTTTATCAAAGGCTTATGCGATGCAGGGAGGATTGACTGGGCAGAGAAAGTGTTCATACAAATGGAGCAGCAATACAAGTGTCATCCCAACATTGTAACGTACAACGAGCTACTAGATGGGCTCTCGAAGGCAAACCGGATAGAAGAAGCTTATAGTCTCACCCGAGAGATATCCATGAGAGGTGTGGAGTGGAGCTCGTCTACTTACAACACGCTTTTACATGGGTCATGCAGTGCAGGTCTCCCAGGGATAGCTCTGCAGCTAGCAGGGAAAATGGTGGTTGATGGTAAGTCTCCGGATGAGATAACGAGGAATATGATAGTATTAGCGTATTGCAAACTAGGGAAAGTTGAGAGGGCGGTTCAGATGTTGGATCAGGTTTCATGTGGAGGAGGAAGAAAGTGGCGGCCAGATGTAATCTCATACACAAATGTGATATGGGGGTTATGCAGTTCTAATTGTAGGGAAGATGCAGTTATTATTCTTGAGAGGATGATCAGTGAAAGGATTGTCCCAAGTGTTGCTACATGGAATATATTGCTTCGTTGTTTTATCATTGATGACAATTTGAGCTCATGA
- the LOC106373571 gene encoding sialyltransferase-like protein 2: MNKIIREVPINNPVYLNAWCFIGSAAKGTGLKALEFALSTCDSVDMYGFTVDPGYKEWTRYFSESRQGHTPFHGRAYYQMTECLGLIKIHSPMRADPNRVVKWVPSRNTIRSAIISAEKLLRRVGAGSADPLASCSIVKKRSKNERAMVSRLRKPVREHQKFVRSTTM, from the exons ATGAACAAGATAATTCGG GAAGTTCCAATAAACAATCCTGTATACTTAAATGCTTGGTGCTTCATTGGCTCGGCCGCCAAAGGAACTGGGCTCAAGGCTCTTGAATTTGCTCTCTCGACTTGTGATTCAGTGGATATGTATGGTTTCACTGTTGATCCAGGTTATAAAGAATG GACTAGATATTTTTCAGAATCGCGACAAGGGCatactccttttcatggtagaGCTTACTACCAGATGACGGAATGCTTGGGT CTCATTAAAATACACTCTCCCATGAGAGCAGATCCAAACCGAGTCGTGAAATGGGTGCCAAGCCGTAATACAATTAGATCTGCAATAATTTCAGCAGAGAAGCTTTTAAG GAGAGTTGGAGCAGGATCTGCAGACCCATTAGCTTCATGCTCGATTGTAAAGAAGAGAAGCAAAAACGAGCGTGCTATGGTCTCACGCTTGAGAAAACCTGTGAGAGAACATCAAAAATTTGTGAGAAGCACGACAATGTGA